In a single window of the Bufo bufo chromosome 5, aBufBuf1.1, whole genome shotgun sequence genome:
- the LOC121002272 gene encoding protein QNR-71-like isoform X1: protein MLPVVVEGLVVLCLVSSIQAGKRFQDVMEFGRKSGSRGPGNHINGWSPDTNSWNEKLYPAWKSGDTRWENCWKGGKVVALLTSDSPALIGSNITFAVNLQFPRCQKENEDGDIVYERGCGNVSSSFPDQYVYNWTKWIDFCNEGNCSFANGFPDGRPFPHSPRWRRHNFIYIFSTQGQYYGMIGRSFTTLSIKTTNITAGTQMMEVKVFRRGSHNHYPVATASSIYVVTDQVPFYVNLTQKNDKNSSDSIFIKDSPIKFDIHIHDPSNYLKNSELTFDWDYGDGNGSSVSNNPVSSHIYTMLGSFRANLTIKAAIPDPCKPVTPTPISTQPLPTTTSTFTTSNSTDNSTELPQFDSETLPLTTEMPNITTVYTAIPYTTSTPGCFIYRYGYYSTKITVVDGILEVNIVEMTSIQVPTYQTEGSLVDFVVTCEGSLPTDACTVVSDASCMIPQDMVCDEVPSSDQCLLILRRAFEPGSYCVNITLSDGASLALASTLVFIDGGSKMQQTVSAVLVPLALVALVAVVIGITLYRKYKEYKPIANASDGRSDQGIIVYFSQIKDVLFKKSNERDPLLKSKAAII, encoded by the exons CACATAAATGGCTGGTCTCCTGATACCAACTCGTGGAATGAGAAACTGTACCCTGCCTGGAAGTCTGGGGATACAAGATGGGAAAACTGCTGGAAAG GTGGCAAGGTTGTGGCATTGTTGACCAGTGACAGTCCTGCGCTGATAGGGTCAAACATCACTTTTGCTGTCAACCTGCAGTTCCCCAGATGTCAGAAGGAAAATGAAGATGGAGACATTGTCTATGAAAGAGGGTGTGGAAATG TTTCCTCCAGCTTCCCAGACCAATATGTGTATAACTGGACCAAGTGGATAGATTTCTGTAACGAAGGAAACTGCAGCTTTGCTAACGGCTTTCCAGATGGCAGACCATTTCCACATTCCCCTCGCTGGAGGCGACACAACTTCATTTACATTTTCTCCACTCAAG GCCAATATTATGGAATGATTGGGAGATCGTTTACTACTCTGTCCATTAAAACTACAAACATCACTGCTGGAACGCAAATGATGGAGGTCAAGGTTTTTAGAAGAGGTTCTCATAACCACTACCCAGTTGCTACAGCAAGCAGCATTTATGTTGTAACTG atCAAGTTCCATTTTATGTGAACCTTACACAGAAGAATGACAAGAATTCCTCAGACAGCATCTTTATTAAAGATTCACCAATCAAATTTGACATCCACATCCATGATCCAAGCAATTATCTCAAGAATTCTGAATTGACATTTGATTGGGACTATGGTGATGGGAATGGTTCATCTGTTTCCAATAACCCTGTCTCTAGTCATATTTATACCATGCTTGGAAGCTTTAGGGCTAACTTGACCATCAAAGCTGCCATTCCTGATCCGTGTAAACCTGTTACACCCACTCCAATCTCTACACAACCTCTACCAACCACCACCAGTACTTTCACCACTTCCAATTCTACAG ATAACTCAACAGAACTACCACAGTTTGACTCTGAAACTTTACCACTGACAACTGAAATGCCAAACATTACCACTGTTTATACAGCCATTCCATACACCACTTCTACTCCTGGTTGCTTCATATATAGATATGGTTATTACAGCACTAAGATTACAGTTGTAG ATGGTATCCTTGAGGTCAACATTGTTGAAATGACAAGCATCCAAGTACCCACATATCAGACTGAAGGCTCTCTTGTTGACTTTGTGGTGACTTGCGAAGGAAG TCTGCCTACAGATGCCTGCACGGTAGTCTCGGATGCTAGTTGCATgattccccaggacatggtttgtGATGAAGTTCCATCTTCTGATCAATGCTTGCTGATCCTAAGAAGAGCATTTGAGCCAGGATCTTACTGTGTAAATATCACACTAAGTGATGGTGCAAGTTTGGCTCTTGCTAGTACGCTGGTGTTTATAGATGGTG GTTCTAAAATGCAGCAGACTGTTTCCGCAGTACTTGTTCCTCTTGCTTTGGTTGCACTTGTTGCTGTGGTGATTGGTATTACCCTTTACAG GAAATACAAGGAATATAAACCAATTGCAAATGCTTCAGATGGAAGAAGTGATCAAGGAATCATTGTGTACTTCAGTCAGATCAAAGATGTTCTCTTCAAAAAAAGCAACGAGCGTGATCCTCTTCTGAAAAGCAAGGCTGCAATAATATAA
- the LOC121002272 gene encoding protein QNR-71-like isoform X2, which yields MLPVVVEGLVVLCLVSSIQAGKRFQDVMEFGRKSGSRGPGNHINGWSPDTNSWNEKLYPAWKSGDTRWENCWKGGKVVALLTSDSPALIGSNITFAVNLQFPRCQKENEDGDIVYERGCGNVSSSFPDQYVYNWTKWIDFCNEGNCSFANGFPDGRPFPHSPRWRRHNFIYIFSTQGQYYGMIGRSFTTLSIKTTNITAGTQMMEVKVFRRGSHNHYPVATASSIYVVTDQVPFYVNLTQKNDKNSSDSIFIKDSPIKFDIHIHDPSNYLKNSELTFDWDYGDGNGSSVSNNPVSSHIYTMLGSFRANLTIKAAIPDPCKPVTPTPISTQPLPTTTSTFTTSNSTDGILEVNIVEMTSIQVPTYQTEGSLVDFVVTCEGSLPTDACTVVSDASCMIPQDMVCDEVPSSDQCLLILRRAFEPGSYCVNITLSDGASLALASTLVFIDGGSKMQQTVSAVLVPLALVALVAVVIGITLYRKYKEYKPIANASDGRSDQGIIVYFSQIKDVLFKKSNERDPLLKSKAAII from the exons CACATAAATGGCTGGTCTCCTGATACCAACTCGTGGAATGAGAAACTGTACCCTGCCTGGAAGTCTGGGGATACAAGATGGGAAAACTGCTGGAAAG GTGGCAAGGTTGTGGCATTGTTGACCAGTGACAGTCCTGCGCTGATAGGGTCAAACATCACTTTTGCTGTCAACCTGCAGTTCCCCAGATGTCAGAAGGAAAATGAAGATGGAGACATTGTCTATGAAAGAGGGTGTGGAAATG TTTCCTCCAGCTTCCCAGACCAATATGTGTATAACTGGACCAAGTGGATAGATTTCTGTAACGAAGGAAACTGCAGCTTTGCTAACGGCTTTCCAGATGGCAGACCATTTCCACATTCCCCTCGCTGGAGGCGACACAACTTCATTTACATTTTCTCCACTCAAG GCCAATATTATGGAATGATTGGGAGATCGTTTACTACTCTGTCCATTAAAACTACAAACATCACTGCTGGAACGCAAATGATGGAGGTCAAGGTTTTTAGAAGAGGTTCTCATAACCACTACCCAGTTGCTACAGCAAGCAGCATTTATGTTGTAACTG atCAAGTTCCATTTTATGTGAACCTTACACAGAAGAATGACAAGAATTCCTCAGACAGCATCTTTATTAAAGATTCACCAATCAAATTTGACATCCACATCCATGATCCAAGCAATTATCTCAAGAATTCTGAATTGACATTTGATTGGGACTATGGTGATGGGAATGGTTCATCTGTTTCCAATAACCCTGTCTCTAGTCATATTTATACCATGCTTGGAAGCTTTAGGGCTAACTTGACCATCAAAGCTGCCATTCCTGATCCGTGTAAACCTGTTACACCCACTCCAATCTCTACACAACCTCTACCAACCACCACCAGTACTTTCACCACTTCCAATTCTACAG ATGGTATCCTTGAGGTCAACATTGTTGAAATGACAAGCATCCAAGTACCCACATATCAGACTGAAGGCTCTCTTGTTGACTTTGTGGTGACTTGCGAAGGAAG TCTGCCTACAGATGCCTGCACGGTAGTCTCGGATGCTAGTTGCATgattccccaggacatggtttgtGATGAAGTTCCATCTTCTGATCAATGCTTGCTGATCCTAAGAAGAGCATTTGAGCCAGGATCTTACTGTGTAAATATCACACTAAGTGATGGTGCAAGTTTGGCTCTTGCTAGTACGCTGGTGTTTATAGATGGTG GTTCTAAAATGCAGCAGACTGTTTCCGCAGTACTTGTTCCTCTTGCTTTGGTTGCACTTGTTGCTGTGGTGATTGGTATTACCCTTTACAG GAAATACAAGGAATATAAACCAATTGCAAATGCTTCAGATGGAAGAAGTGATCAAGGAATCATTGTGTACTTCAGTCAGATCAAAGATGTTCTCTTCAAAAAAAGCAACGAGCGTGATCCTCTTCTGAAAAGCAAGGCTGCAATAATATAA